A single genomic interval of Acidovorax sp. 1608163 harbors:
- a CDS encoding TonB-dependent siderophore receptor — protein sequence MRNFKDAGRLRWQIEMSTMRAVPPGLDVPCHGRRISPRSVLGAAVAGAIFFSAQSACAAEPLQPRDEVGGKTTQGEPTLPAVTVSDQMNAVATEGTGSYTTDETAAATRLPLSLRETPQSVTVITRQRMDDQQLNSVQSVLENTTGIASYQSDSERTSFYSRGLLINNVQYDGIPTVVGSPINGSGIGSLDTAFYDRVEVVRGASGLLTGTGNPSAAINLVRKRPTREFAASASLGAGSWDTYRGLADVSTPLTKDGRIRARVVGTYQDGRSYIDGYKPQRKSFYGVVEADLTPDTTVSLGYDHQDITPKGATWGGLPLWFSDGTQADYSRSRSYAQDWSRWDNNLKTGFAAIEHRFNNGWNLRATANQYRTEHDTELLGLVGRPDRATGRGAFPNGALPVALASEGSSRQNTFDVMASGPFELLGRQHDLVAGATNSRRTAGQDDLPPFFAAIAPVNVYTLSPAFSRPNLDAMARIPTRTRIKQSGVYSAARISLSDPLRLIVGGRFSSYEIDDTAGGASLHYKKSSEFTPYAGLVYSINKTYSAYASYTGIFNPQTDYRDSLGNVLTPSKGKTKEVGVKGEYLDRRLNASVALFETELDNAAQTVAGTRTPSGAQAYRGADGTRSRGIEFDLQGELALGWNIYAGVAHFTAKDGAGVRLNSQIPRTTAQFFTTYQLPGEWSQLTLGAGAKWQSRFYQAPNTGTSSLGGEQSPYALVSLMARYAITKKTNVTINLNNVFDKKYALQKGDFDTVSYGAPRNVMVTLDYRY from the coding sequence ATGCGCAATTTCAAGGATGCCGGAAGACTCCGCTGGCAAATCGAGATGAGCACCATGCGTGCCGTCCCTCCCGGACTTGATGTGCCATGTCACGGCCGCAGGATTTCTCCCCGCAGCGTGTTGGGTGCTGCGGTAGCTGGGGCAATTTTCTTCAGTGCGCAAAGCGCATGCGCCGCCGAGCCATTGCAGCCGCGAGACGAGGTCGGGGGAAAAACGACTCAAGGGGAACCCACGTTGCCGGCAGTCACCGTATCGGACCAAATGAATGCTGTGGCGACTGAAGGTACAGGTTCGTACACCACCGACGAGACGGCGGCAGCCACGCGCCTGCCGCTGTCGTTGCGGGAAACTCCGCAGTCCGTCACGGTCATCACGCGTCAGCGCATGGACGACCAGCAGTTGAATTCGGTGCAGAGCGTGCTGGAGAACACTACGGGCATCGCGTCATATCAATCCGACAGCGAACGCACGAGCTTCTATTCGCGCGGCTTGCTGATCAACAACGTCCAGTACGACGGCATCCCGACGGTGGTCGGCAGCCCAATCAATGGGAGCGGTATTGGTTCTCTCGATACGGCGTTCTATGACCGTGTCGAGGTCGTGCGCGGTGCCTCGGGCCTGCTAACCGGCACCGGCAATCCATCGGCGGCCATCAACCTGGTGCGCAAACGCCCAACCCGTGAATTCGCGGCGTCCGCATCCCTCGGTGCAGGGAGTTGGGATACCTACCGGGGATTGGCCGACGTCTCGACACCGCTGACCAAGGACGGTCGCATCCGAGCACGCGTGGTGGGCACGTACCAAGACGGCCGTTCGTACATCGACGGCTACAAACCGCAGAGGAAGTCGTTCTATGGCGTCGTCGAGGCAGACCTGACCCCGGACACGACCGTGAGCCTGGGATACGACCACCAGGACATCACGCCGAAAGGCGCCACCTGGGGCGGTCTGCCGCTGTGGTTCAGCGACGGCACGCAGGCGGACTATTCACGCTCCAGAAGCTACGCTCAGGACTGGAGCCGCTGGGACAATAACCTCAAAACAGGATTTGCCGCAATCGAGCACCGCTTCAACAACGGCTGGAATTTGCGTGCCACTGCCAACCAGTACCGTACCGAACACGATACCGAACTGCTCGGCCTCGTCGGCCGCCCCGATCGCGCAACTGGACGGGGAGCCTTCCCCAACGGCGCCCTCCCGGTAGCACTGGCGTCTGAGGGGAGCAGTCGCCAGAACACCTTTGACGTGATGGCCAGCGGTCCGTTCGAACTGCTGGGCCGCCAACACGACCTGGTAGCAGGCGCGACAAATTCTCGTCGCACGGCTGGCCAGGACGATCTGCCGCCGTTCTTCGCGGCCATTGCGCCGGTCAACGTCTACACCCTGAGTCCAGCATTTTCCCGGCCCAACCTCGATGCCATGGCTCGGATACCGACCCGCACTCGAATCAAGCAGAGCGGTGTCTACAGCGCGGCGCGGATTTCGCTGTCCGACCCACTGAGGCTGATAGTCGGCGGACGTTTCAGCAGCTATGAAATTGACGATACCGCCGGTGGTGCGTCTTTGCATTACAAAAAGAGCAGCGAGTTCACCCCGTACGCCGGTTTGGTCTACTCCATCAACAAGACCTATTCGGCCTACGCCAGCTACACGGGCATCTTCAATCCGCAAACTGACTATCGGGACAGCCTGGGCAACGTACTCACGCCGTCCAAGGGTAAAACCAAGGAAGTCGGTGTGAAAGGCGAATACCTCGATAGGCGCTTGAATGCGTCGGTAGCCCTGTTCGAGACCGAGCTGGACAACGCGGCGCAGACCGTCGCAGGAACCCGTACGCCCAGCGGCGCCCAAGCCTATCGCGGCGCCGATGGGACCAGGTCGCGCGGGATCGAGTTCGATCTGCAGGGCGAACTGGCGCTTGGCTGGAACATCTACGCTGGAGTCGCCCACTTCACGGCAAAAGACGGCGCTGGCGTCCGCTTGAATTCGCAAATACCGCGCACCACCGCCCAGTTTTTCACGACCTACCAGTTGCCGGGTGAGTGGAGCCAGTTGACCCTGGGTGCTGGCGCCAAATGGCAAAGCCGCTTCTACCAGGCCCCCAATACCGGCACCAGTTCCCTGGGTGGCGAGCAAAGCCCATATGCGCTCGTGTCGTTGATGGCTCGCTATGCCATCACCAAAAAGACCAACGTGACCATCAACCTCAATAACGTATTCGACA
- a CDS encoding helix-turn-helix domain-containing protein encodes MSKFAIHGVNPRRDFDDVPRPVVAMSATSVASDWENGRHQHHKAQLIYSVRGILNCEIEDGVWIVPPQCALWIPGDLPHSARGSGETEIYCLFIEPDAAPNLPTTCCTISVSPLLRELLLKVASFPELYAQGGREDRLIAALLDELVDAPVEDLHLPMPRDPRLRRLAEMMLADPTDKTSKADWATRIGMSERNMTRLLLHEIGMSFGRWRRQLHVILALQRLTKGESVQTVALELGYENASGFITMFRKAVGKPPARYLSDRNSGAEPASVPGIMLADELSP; translated from the coding sequence ATGTCCAAGTTTGCCATCCACGGTGTAAATCCTCGCAGAGACTTCGACGATGTCCCTCGACCTGTCGTTGCCATGAGTGCCACCTCGGTAGCGAGTGACTGGGAAAACGGGAGGCACCAGCATCACAAAGCTCAGCTGATTTACTCGGTTCGCGGCATCCTCAACTGCGAAATCGAAGACGGCGTCTGGATCGTGCCGCCACAGTGCGCGTTATGGATACCTGGAGACTTGCCCCACTCGGCAAGAGGATCGGGCGAAACAGAAATTTATTGCCTCTTCATCGAGCCTGACGCGGCACCGAATCTTCCGACAACCTGTTGCACGATTTCGGTATCGCCATTGCTGCGCGAGTTGCTATTGAAGGTGGCCAGCTTTCCTGAGTTGTACGCTCAGGGAGGACGGGAAGACCGGCTGATTGCGGCGTTGCTCGATGAGTTGGTTGATGCGCCGGTGGAGGACCTACACCTGCCCATGCCGCGCGATCCTCGATTACGCCGCCTCGCAGAAATGATGCTGGCCGACCCCACGGACAAAACCTCGAAAGCCGATTGGGCTACGCGCATCGGCATGAGCGAGCGAAACATGACCCGGTTGCTGCTGCACGAAATTGGAATGAGCTTTGGGCGCTGGCGCAGGCAACTGCACGTGATCCTTGCGCTTCAACGTTTGACCAAGGGTGAAAGCGTGCAGACAGTGGCACTGGAACTGGGGTACGAAAACGCCAGCGGATTCATCACGATGTTCCGCAAGGCGGTGGGCAAGCCTCCGGCACGCTACCTGTCGGACCGCAATAGCGGCGCTGAGCCTGCTTCCGTGCCCGGCATCATGCTTGCCGATGAACTTTCGCCCTGA
- a CDS encoding CynX/NimT family MFS transporter translates to MTIAVMVLVATNLRPGIVSVAPVLGSLRSEFHINNAQAALLTAIPTLLMGLLAIPTPWLARRFGRHRAVLAALVLLAVATLLRAFTTSTVLLFISTAGVGAGIAVAGALMSGFVKAHHPGRGSLLMGLYAASLGLGSTLAAALTGPVAALTGGWRMATAIWAVPGLVAIGAWLQVSSAEGTHTAPDRTAVKAAHPHPARSRTAWLAALYFSANNFLFFGLLAWLVPMNQAFGATAAQAGLMLAGFTTVFMLANPMPALVSRGHDRRWPIAGFAGAFLAGIGMLIAAPHAPGWLPIVLLAVGVGGSFSLGMTLPLDNAADATEANSWTSFVLAIGYGVGALGPLTLGLLNDLTHSYLSGLWVLAAVGALKLALAPFLNRRRDE, encoded by the coding sequence ATGACCATCGCAGTCATGGTGCTGGTGGCCACCAACCTTCGCCCGGGCATCGTGTCTGTTGCCCCTGTGCTGGGCTCCTTGCGCAGCGAGTTCCATATCAACAACGCGCAGGCCGCCCTGCTGACGGCCATCCCGACCTTGCTCATGGGGCTGCTGGCCATCCCCACACCCTGGCTGGCGCGGCGTTTCGGGCGCCATCGCGCGGTTCTCGCGGCGTTGGTGCTGTTGGCCGTGGCCACGCTGTTGCGTGCGTTCACCACGTCCACCGTTCTGCTCTTCATCAGTACAGCAGGCGTTGGTGCGGGCATCGCTGTGGCGGGCGCACTCATGTCCGGCTTTGTCAAGGCCCACCATCCGGGGCGCGGGTCGCTGTTGATGGGCCTGTATGCGGCCTCGCTGGGCCTGGGCAGCACCCTGGCCGCTGCGTTGACCGGGCCAGTGGCAGCACTCACCGGTGGCTGGCGCATGGCCACCGCCATTTGGGCTGTTCCGGGCCTGGTGGCCATTGGGGCCTGGCTGCAGGTGTCAAGCGCCGAGGGCACCCATACCGCACCCGATCGCACGGCAGTCAAGGCTGCGCACCCGCATCCGGCCCGCTCTCGGACGGCCTGGCTGGCTGCGCTCTACTTCTCAGCCAACAACTTCTTGTTCTTTGGCCTGCTGGCTTGGCTGGTACCCATGAACCAGGCCTTTGGCGCAACTGCAGCGCAGGCTGGGCTGATGCTGGCTGGCTTCACCACGGTGTTCATGTTGGCCAACCCCATGCCGGCCTTGGTGAGTCGGGGCCATGACCGGCGCTGGCCAATCGCAGGCTTTGCCGGCGCCTTCCTGGCGGGCATCGGCATGTTGATCGCCGCGCCGCATGCCCCGGGCTGGCTGCCCATCGTGCTGCTGGCCGTGGGCGTGGGCGGGTCTTTCTCGCTCGGGATGACGCTGCCGCTGGACAACGCGGCCGACGCGACCGAAGCCAACTCGTGGACTTCCTTCGTTTTAGCCATAGGCTATGGCGTGGGTGCGCTTGGCCCGCTGACCCTCGGGCTGCTGAACGACCTTACCCACAGTTACCTGTCAGGTCTGTGGGTGCTGGCGGCAGTGGGGGCGCTAAAGCTGGCTCTGGCGCCATTCCTCAACAGGCGAAGAGACGAGTGA
- a CDS encoding heme-binding protein, with amino-acid sequence MSNPYKTLSLTDAKAMSQAAEAFALQFGLPFSVAIVDSGGHLLHFTRGDGGAVGCADLAINKAYTAVAFGQSTADLALLAQPGAPLFGIQHSLNGRAVIFGGGVPVLSNGNVMGAIGVSAGTVEQDVAVAMAAMAALETGAADAWSTGHSPD; translated from the coding sequence ATGAGCAACCCTTACAAGACACTCTCCCTGACCGATGCCAAGGCCATGTCCCAAGCGGCAGAAGCCTTTGCGCTTCAGTTCGGCCTGCCGTTTTCGGTAGCCATCGTGGACAGCGGCGGGCACCTGCTGCACTTCACCCGGGGCGACGGTGGCGCGGTGGGCTGCGCCGACCTGGCGATCAACAAGGCCTACACCGCCGTGGCCTTCGGGCAATCCACCGCCGACCTGGCGCTGCTGGCGCAACCCGGTGCACCGCTGTTCGGCATCCAGCACAGCCTCAATGGGCGCGCCGTGATCTTTGGTGGTGGCGTCCCGGTGCTGTCCAACGGCAACGTGATGGGCGCCATCGGCGTCAGCGCCGGCACCGTTGAGCAGGATGTGGCCGTGGCCATGGCCGCGATGGCTGCACTGGAGACCGGCGCCGCCGATGCGTGGTCCACAGGTCACAGCCCTGATTGA
- a CDS encoding TetR/AcrR family transcriptional regulator, which produces MVSAHTSESSDVRDGIIAVGQRIMASKGFSAVGINEILTAASVPKGSFYHYFGSKDAFGEAMLTAYFAQYHAEMDATLGRSKGSHADRLLAYFQAWREGQSLQDCQGKCLAVKLGAEVADLSEAMRAAMKLGTTGIVLRLAQAIAAGQADHSLGVQTDPAELAESLYQLWMGASVMAKIARNAQPFDVALGATRRLLQLPG; this is translated from the coding sequence ATGGTTTCCGCCCACACCTCCGAATCCTCTGACGTCCGCGACGGCATCATCGCCGTCGGCCAGCGCATCATGGCCAGCAAAGGCTTCTCTGCGGTCGGCATCAACGAAATCCTGACGGCCGCCAGCGTGCCCAAGGGCTCGTTCTATCACTACTTCGGCTCGAAGGACGCCTTTGGCGAGGCCATGCTCACGGCCTACTTTGCGCAGTATCACGCCGAGATGGACGCCACCCTGGGCCGCAGCAAAGGCTCGCACGCAGACCGCCTGCTGGCCTACTTCCAGGCCTGGCGCGAGGGCCAGTCGCTGCAAGACTGCCAGGGCAAATGCCTGGCCGTGAAGCTGGGCGCCGAGGTGGCCGATCTGTCCGAGGCCATGCGCGCGGCCATGAAGCTGGGCACCACGGGCATCGTGTTGCGCCTGGCGCAGGCCATCGCGGCGGGGCAGGCCGACCATTCGCTTGGCGTGCAGACCGACCCGGCCGAGCTGGCCGAAAGCCTCTACCAGCTGTGGATGGGCGCCAGCGTGATGGCCAAGATCGCCCGCAATGCGCAGCCCTTTGACGTGGCTCTGGGCGCCACGCGCCGCCTGTTGCAATTGCCGGGCTGA
- a CDS encoding alpha/beta fold hydrolase, with protein sequence MTARRIFARSAQHLLTLSTLVAAFAGAALTPTAPALAAGVRPALPQTGSAQPSGSYITTRDGVQLYYKDWGPRDGQPVVFSHGWPLSSDSWESQMIYLADHGYRVIAHDRRGHGRSSQPWEGNDMDHYADDLGTVIDMLKLKNAVLVGFSTGGGEVARYIGRHGTARVAKVALVSAVTPVMIKSAKNPNGVPIEVFDGIRAGQLANRAQLYKDIAAGPFFGFNRPGVKVSQGLIDNWWLQGMQAGHKNTFDSIKAFSESDMTEDLKKIDRPTLVVHGDDDQIVPIDISGRATARLVKGAQLLVYPGAPHGLTDTHKDRLNADLLAFIRQ encoded by the coding sequence ATGACCGCCCGACGCATCTTCGCCCGCTCCGCCCAGCACCTGCTGACCTTGTCCACTTTGGTTGCGGCCTTCGCCGGTGCGGCGCTGACGCCCACCGCGCCCGCCCTGGCCGCTGGCGTCCGGCCTGCGCTGCCGCAAACCGGCAGCGCCCAGCCCTCTGGCAGCTACATCACCACCCGTGACGGCGTGCAGCTCTACTACAAGGACTGGGGCCCGCGTGATGGCCAGCCCGTGGTCTTCAGCCACGGCTGGCCCTTGAGCTCGGACAGCTGGGAGAGTCAGATGATCTACCTGGCCGATCACGGCTACCGCGTCATCGCGCACGACCGCCGCGGGCATGGCCGCTCCAGCCAGCCCTGGGAGGGCAATGACATGGACCACTACGCCGATGACCTGGGCACGGTGATCGACATGCTGAAGCTGAAGAACGCGGTGCTGGTGGGCTTTTCCACCGGCGGCGGCGAGGTGGCGCGCTACATCGGCCGCCATGGCACGGCTCGGGTGGCCAAGGTGGCGCTGGTGTCGGCCGTCACACCGGTGATGATCAAGTCAGCGAAGAACCCGAACGGCGTGCCCATCGAGGTGTTTGACGGCATCCGCGCCGGCCAACTGGCCAACCGCGCCCAGTTGTACAAGGACATCGCCGCCGGTCCCTTCTTCGGCTTCAACCGCCCGGGCGTGAAGGTGTCGCAAGGCCTGATCGACAACTGGTGGTTGCAGGGCATGCAGGCGGGCCACAAGAACACCTTCGATTCGATCAAGGCCTTCTCCGAATCCGACATGACGGAAGACCTGAAAAAGATCGACCGGCCCACCCTGGTGGTGCATGGCGATGACGACCAGATTGTGCCCATCGACATTTCCGGCCGCGCCACAGCCAGGCTGGTCAAGGGTGCGCAGTTGCTGGTTTACCCCGGTGCGCCGCACGGTCTGACCGACACGCACAAGGACCGTTTGAATGCCGACCTGCTGGCCTTCATCCGCCAGTGA
- a CDS encoding type 1 glutamine amidotransferase domain-containing protein has protein sequence MKVLMVLTSHDQLGNTGRKTGFWLEELAAPYYAFKDAGVEIVLASPLGGQPPLDPKSNEPMFQTELTHRFEADSDANAQLANTVRLDTIDQADFDTVFYPGGHGPLWDLVEDPHSVALIEAFIAAHKPVALVCHAPGVLRDVKAPNGRPLVEGKQVTGFANTEEDGVGLTDVVPFLVEDMLIAKGGRYSKGADWGSYVVTDGLLITGQNPASSAEAATVLLSQFAATA, from the coding sequence ATGAAAGTTCTGATGGTCCTCACTTCCCACGACCAACTTGGCAACACGGGCCGCAAGACCGGCTTCTGGCTGGAAGAGCTGGCCGCCCCCTACTACGCGTTCAAGGACGCCGGCGTCGAGATCGTGCTGGCCTCGCCGCTGGGTGGTCAACCCCCGCTGGACCCCAAGAGCAACGAGCCGATGTTCCAGACCGAGCTGACGCACCGCTTCGAGGCCGATTCCGATGCCAACGCCCAACTCGCCAACACCGTCCGCCTGGACACCATCGACCAGGCTGACTTCGACACCGTGTTCTACCCCGGTGGCCACGGCCCGCTGTGGGACCTGGTCGAAGACCCGCATTCCGTCGCGCTGATCGAGGCCTTCATCGCCGCCCACAAGCCGGTCGCCCTGGTGTGCCATGCCCCCGGCGTGCTGCGCGACGTCAAGGCCCCCAATGGCCGCCCTCTGGTGGAAGGCAAGCAGGTCACCGGCTTCGCCAACACAGAAGAAGACGGCGTGGGCCTGACCGATGTGGTGCCCTTCCTGGTGGAAGACATGCTGATCGCCAAGGGCGGCCGCTACAGCAAGGGCGCCGATTGGGGCTCCTACGTGGTGACCGACGGCCTGCTGATCACCGGCCAGAACCCGGCCTCGTCGGCCGAAGCGGCCACGGTGCTGCTGAGCCAGTTCGCCGCCACCGCCTGA
- a CDS encoding LysR family transcriptional regulator → MNLLTALDALLEHNSVAMAAERLHLTPPAVSRTLSRIRHVTGDDILVRAGRTMVPTPYAQAIRAQVHALVQEASTLLKPAGALDFTTLDRVFTLRGHDALLAALAPTLIASVGEAAPALRIRFLGEDASGRQEGLRTEVDLELGASVPTQPEITHQVLGEDHLVLALRRQHPLARARLSPAKLAALPYVVVSRRGRLRDRVDEALADLGLSRRVVASLPTSAAALEVVARSDAVTVVAQRLCAGLCEALDIVQRPLPMPVAPAPVVLSWHRRFDSDAAHRWLRARVADTLQAALVQ, encoded by the coding sequence ATGAACCTGCTCACCGCCCTCGATGCCCTGCTCGAGCACAACAGCGTGGCCATGGCTGCGGAGCGTCTGCACCTGACGCCGCCTGCGGTGAGCCGCACCCTGTCGCGCATCCGCCATGTGACGGGCGACGACATCCTGGTGCGTGCTGGTCGCACCATGGTGCCGACGCCGTACGCCCAGGCCATCCGCGCGCAGGTGCATGCCCTGGTGCAGGAGGCTTCGACCTTGTTGAAGCCCGCCGGTGCGCTCGACTTCACCACGCTTGACCGGGTGTTCACGCTGCGCGGGCACGATGCGCTGCTGGCCGCACTGGCGCCAACGCTGATCGCCAGCGTGGGCGAGGCGGCACCTGCCTTGCGCATCCGCTTCCTGGGCGAAGACGCGTCAGGGCGCCAGGAAGGGCTGCGAACAGAGGTGGACCTGGAGCTGGGCGCGTCGGTGCCGACCCAGCCGGAGATCACGCACCAGGTGCTGGGTGAGGACCATCTCGTCCTGGCGCTGCGACGCCAACACCCCCTGGCCCGGGCCCGGCTGTCGCCTGCGAAGCTGGCTGCCCTGCCGTACGTGGTCGTGTCGCGTCGTGGGCGGCTGCGTGATCGCGTGGACGAGGCCTTGGCCGACCTGGGCCTTTCGCGGCGTGTGGTGGCGTCGCTGCCCACCTCGGCGGCGGCGCTGGAGGTGGTCGCGCGCTCGGATGCCGTCACGGTGGTGGCCCAGAGGCTGTGCGCCGGGCTGTGCGAGGCGCTCGACATCGTGCAGCGACCACTGCCCATGCCGGTGGCGCCTGCACCGGTCGTGCTGTCCTGGCACCGCCGGTTCGACAGCGACGCTGCGCACCGTTGGCTGCGGGCCCGCGTGGCCGACACGCTTCAGGCCGCACTCGTTCAGTGA
- a CDS encoding inositol monophosphatase family protein, which translates to MTQALYPLAEPTADALLAGMTAAAERAGQQLLAHFSPDARPHDRNALMAALAHNEALVAKGLRDALSALRPGANWLDGELEAMPLPDGEWWVVDAVEGNVNHVHGLGDWGVSITLVRDRQPVLAVFHHPLEGMMWTAVSGKGAHRNGQAVRVSAKTQLADAIVSTGQAEAGQTATYGPIGGSVTAMLGHALLVRTSVPSTFPMLHVASGQNDVFWQYACVLPGVAAGVLFVQEAGGTVSRIDGSPWQPGATDILMAAPALHAAATAVLRSIPSQEAA; encoded by the coding sequence ATGACCCAAGCCCTCTACCCCCTCGCCGAGCCCACCGCCGATGCCTTGCTCGCTGGCATGACCGCCGCCGCCGAACGCGCCGGGCAGCAGTTGCTGGCCCACTTCTCGCCCGATGCCCGACCGCATGACCGCAACGCCCTGATGGCGGCACTGGCCCACAACGAGGCACTGGTGGCCAAGGGCTTGCGCGATGCGCTCAGCGCACTGCGCCCCGGTGCCAACTGGCTGGACGGCGAACTCGAAGCCATGCCCCTGCCCGATGGCGAGTGGTGGGTGGTGGATGCCGTGGAGGGCAACGTCAACCACGTCCATGGCCTGGGCGACTGGGGCGTGAGCATCACACTGGTACGCGATCGCCAACCTGTGCTCGCCGTGTTCCACCACCCGCTAGAGGGCATGATGTGGACTGCAGTGAGCGGCAAGGGCGCGCACCGCAACGGCCAGGCCGTGCGTGTCAGCGCGAAGACGCAACTGGCAGACGCCATCGTCAGCACAGGCCAGGCCGAGGCGGGACAAACCGCCACCTACGGGCCGATCGGTGGGTCGGTCACCGCCATGCTCGGCCACGCCTTGCTGGTGCGCACGTCGGTGCCATCGACCTTCCCGATGCTGCATGTCGCCAGCGGCCAGAACGACGTCTTCTGGCAGTACGCCTGCGTGCTGCCGGGCGTGGCGGCGGGCGTGCTGTTTGTCCAGGAGGCGGGCGGCACGGTGAGCCGCATCGATGGCTCGCCTTGGCAGCCCGGCGCAACCGACATCCTGATGGCTGCGCCAGCGCTGCACGCGGCAGCCACTGCCGTGCTGCGCTCCATCCCGAGCCAGGAGGCTGCATGA
- a CDS encoding NAD(P)-dependent oxidoreductase produces MKLAILGASGGTGRELVQQALARGHEVSALVRDPARSGFDPHPRLRLVRVDVYDPSSLRQALGADVTLLSALGIGKGGRPGVLTAGARAVVAARPARVIWLGAFGTGQTASQGGWAVRMLLALVLGKEVPDKVEADTTVLRAGGTVFHAGPLGEGSVATSRRTVAPDVAPRRLFPAGVSRATVAAAMLDEAESPRFAGALAVPLAR; encoded by the coding sequence ATGAAGCTCGCCATCCTGGGTGCCAGCGGCGGCACGGGCCGAGAACTTGTGCAACAGGCGTTGGCGCGTGGCCATGAGGTCAGCGCGCTGGTGCGCGACCCCGCCCGCAGCGGGTTCGATCCGCACCCCCGATTGCGGCTTGTGCGCGTCGATGTCTACGACCCATCGTCGCTACGCCAGGCGCTGGGCGCCGATGTCACCTTGCTGTCCGCATTGGGCATCGGCAAGGGCGGGCGGCCTGGCGTGCTCACCGCAGGGGCACGCGCGGTGGTGGCCGCCAGACCGGCCCGCGTTATCTGGCTGGGTGCGTTCGGCACCGGGCAGACGGCAAGCCAAGGTGGCTGGGCCGTCCGCATGCTGCTGGCCCTGGTGTTGGGCAAAGAAGTGCCGGACAAGGTCGAGGCCGACACGACGGTGCTGCGCGCGGGCGGCACCGTCTTCCATGCGGGGCCGCTTGGTGAGGGGTCAGTGGCCACCTCACGGCGCACCGTGGCACCCGATGTTGCGCCCCGCCGACTCTTCCCTGCCGGAGTCAGCAGGGCCACTGTCGCCGCAGCCATGCTCGACGAAGCCGAATCGCCGCGCTTCGCGGGTGCCCTTGCGGTGCCCTTGGCACGTTGA
- the rpoH gene encoding RNA polymerase sigma factor RpoH — protein MTLSSGTAITAVTPTSPWALVPALGNLDAYISAVNRLPLLTQEEEQTYARQLKENNDVDAAGRLVMSHLRLVVSISRQYLGYGLPHGDLIQEGNVGLMKAVKRFDPDQGVRLVSYAMHWIKAEIHEYILKNWRMVKVATTKAQRKLFFNLRSMKQGFKADASAADAATHRDTLSDHEIDVVAAQLNVKREEVIEMETRMSGGDVLLDPTPSDDSEQAFGPIAYLADASHEPTAMIESRQRDVLASDGIANALASLDERSRRIVEERWLKVNDDGSGGMTLHELAAVYGVSAERIRQIEVAAMKKMKKALTEPA, from the coding sequence ATGACACTTTCATCTGGAACCGCAATCACTGCTGTGACACCCACCAGCCCCTGGGCGCTAGTCCCGGCCCTGGGCAACTTGGACGCCTACATTTCGGCGGTCAACCGCCTGCCCCTGCTGACGCAGGAAGAAGAGCAGACTTACGCCCGCCAACTCAAAGAAAACAACGATGTGGACGCTGCGGGCCGCTTGGTGATGTCGCACCTGCGCTTGGTGGTTTCCATTTCACGCCAGTACCTGGGGTACGGGTTGCCCCATGGCGATCTGATCCAGGAAGGCAATGTCGGCCTGATGAAGGCCGTCAAGCGTTTTGACCCTGACCAGGGCGTTCGGCTGGTGAGCTACGCCATGCACTGGATCAAGGCCGAGATCCATGAATACATTCTGAAAAACTGGCGCATGGTCAAGGTGGCGACCACCAAGGCCCAGCGCAAGCTGTTTTTCAATCTGCGCTCGATGAAACAGGGCTTCAAGGCCGATGCCAGCGCAGCTGATGCTGCCACGCACCGCGACACGCTGTCTGACCACGAAATCGATGTAGTGGCAGCACAGCTGAACGTGAAGCGCGAAGAGGTCATTGAGATGGAAACGCGCATGTCGGGTGGCGATGTGCTGCTGGACCCCACCCCTTCGGACGACAGCGAGCAAGCCTTTGGCCCGATTGCTTACTTGGCCGATGCATCGCACGAGCCCACGGCCATGATTGAGTCGCGCCAACGCGATGTGCTGGCGTCTGACGGTATTGCCAATGCGCTGGCCAGCCTGGACGAGCGCAGCCGCCGTATTGTGGAAGAGCGCTGGCTGAAGGTGAACGACGATGGCTCTGGCGGCATGACGCTGCACGAGCTGGCGGCGGTTTACGGCGTGAGTGCTGAACGCATCCGGCAAATTGAAGTGGCTGCGATGAAGAAAATGAAGAAGGCTTTGACGGAACCCGCCTAA